From one Amia ocellicauda isolate fAmiCal2 chromosome 17, fAmiCal2.hap1, whole genome shotgun sequence genomic stretch:
- the msrb1b gene encoding methionine-R-sulfoxide reductase B1b, with translation MSFCSFMGGEVFKDHFKPGIYVCVKCGHRLFSSRSKYEHSSPWPAFTETLQEDSVSKYVERPGALKVSCGKCGNGLGHEFLNDGPKQGLSRFUIFSSTLKFVPKDKVDGPKGGQ, from the exons ATGTCTTTCTGCTCTTTTATGGGAGGTGAGGTCTTTAAAGATCACTTCAAACCTG GCATCTACGTGTGTGTAAAGTGCGGCCACAGGCTGTTTTCCAGCCGGTCGAAGTACGAGCACTCGTCCCCATGGCCCGCCTTCACGGAGACCCTTCAGGAGGACAGCGTGTCCAAATACGTGGAGAGACCCGGAGCCCTGAAG gTGTCCTGTGGGAAGTGTGGGAATGGACTGGGTCACGAGTTCCTGAACGACGGGCCCAAGCAAGGACTGTCCCGCTTCTGAATATTCAGCAGCACGCTCAAGTTTGTCCCTAAAG acaAGGTGGACGGACCCAAGGGTGGACAGTAG